AGGGTGACGCGCTCACCTTTGTGATTCCGCAGATAGACGGAGAATTCACCGACGACGAGGAATATGACTATGTATATGACATCAAACAGCTTTCCCACGTCATTTACAATCATAACGACAACGGTGACACTACTGTTTCCTCCTACATGCTGGGGGAAGACGGATTTCCAAAGTTCTTTGCAAATATAAAAAATTATAAGGGCGGCTCCGGCCTGAATGTGCGCCTGGTTTCGGACACGGCAAACATGCCGGTTTTGCTGGTTGAACGTGTAAACGCAGCAATGAAAGACGACATAACCGGCTACACCATTCACGTTAGAAACCTGAAGAACGGCAAAACAGAGCAATATTTTGTGGAAGACCAGATAAAGCTGTTTGAAACGGGAAAGGTGTTTCAGGAAAAGCAGGAGTGGTTAGACGCCAACATGTGGCTGGACGAAAGCAAAATTTTCAGTGCGGATCCGGCTGTTTTGCAAAATTATGTCAGCGGTTTTTCTGATTTGTCCTTTGGGGACATCATTGGGTGCGAATTGGCGTCAGACAGGGTAACGGCCATTGAGCGCCTTTACCGGTATGACAAAACAACAGCGCCGGAACTGTTAAACAGCGTTTGGTATTCCGGCGGGCAGCACCCAAAATGGTTTTTCTCGCGAAACAGGCTGCAGCTTGGAACGGTTGATCAAACCGACAAGATTTCGGTCACCTTTCAGACCAAGGAAGGGGCGCAGGAACGCTTTTACCTATCCTCATTTTTCAGCACGCTGTATGTCTGCGATAACACTCGGGAGAAAATTACAACCGAAAACGGCGCCAACATCAGCGCATACTTAACCGATCAGACGAAGTTTATGTATCTGTGTTCCTCGGGAACGCCGGTTTGCATCGTTGCATATACCTTTGATTAGACACGATAATTTGATAAATTGTTCTCTCTCTCCTTAGGCTGTGCGCAAAATTGCGGCCTAAACGGAAAATGCCTGTAGAACGCTACAGGCATTTTTACGTTATTCAATTGCTTGCACATTTTCCGTGTCCACTGAGTGAATAATCAGCTTTTTCCACCGTCCCGTTAAGAAGAAGCCCAGGCCAAAAACCATGGCGGCGGCAGATGCAATGGGTCCGCCCAGACCAACGCCCAACAGCCCCATATTGAGCACCATGCCGAATATGTAAGATGCGGGGATTCGGAACAAGAGAGACGACATAATGCCGTTAATCAGCGAAAAGTTGGTGTGCCCCGCACCGATAAACAAACCGTTAAAGCAAAAGCACAGAGGAGCTACCAAATAGTCATATTTAAACGCTTTTATGTATGCAACGCCGTTTGCAATGAACTCAGGGTCGTTTCCGAACAGGCGCATACAGCTTTCCGGGAACACGCCTACGATAAAGAATATCACAATGCTGATGGCCATGGAAATTGCCATGCCAACCAGCATGGTTTTGGCAGCCCTGTCATACTTTTTCGCGCCGATGTTTTGGGCACTCATGGCGGAAACCGAGGTGCTCATGGCAATGCCGGGTAAAATAGCAAATCCGTTCAGCTTGCCAACTGCGCCCACCGCGGCAGAGGCCATAACGCCAATGGAGTTTACCAGCGCCGTTAAAAACAGAAACGACGCGCTTGTGGCAACATTCTGAATAGACGTGGGAATGCCAATTTTCAAAATCAGCTTTAGCTGCTTTTTTGTTGCGCCTTTAAACGAGTCTAAGCTAAAGTCGAAAATAAAGTTGTTTTTTCTAAGGTAAAGAATGCACAAAATCATGCTGATGGCCTGGGACATAATCGTCGCCAAAGCAGCTCCGGCTGCGCCCATATGAAACACTGCGACAAACAAAAGGTCGAGCACAATGTTCACGCCGCAGGCAATTGCCACAAAAATAAGGGGATTACGGCTGTCGCCCAAACCGCGCATAACCGCGCTTAAGGCATTGTAGCCAAAAATGAAAATCGTGCCCAGCATGCTGATGAAAAAGTATATCCTTGCCTCGGAGAAAGACTCTGCCGGCGTTTGAATGAGCCGAAGCAGCGGTTCCTGCAGCGCCAGCATGGCCACAGTGATGATCACAGCGGCAACGGTGAGCGACACAAACAGCGTTGCAATGGTTTCGTGCATGGAATTCCTATCGTCTGCCCCCATATACTGCCCGATTAAAACCGTTGCGCCGACGGCCAGACCAAACACCATGTTGGTGATTAAAAACGAAACCTGCCCGCCGATATTTACGCCGGACATTGCCACCTCTCCTGCAAACTGGCCCACCACCAGCATGTCAACCGTGCTGTAAAGGGACTGGATTAAGTTCGAAATTAGAACAGGAAGCGAGAACAAAACAAGCTGTTTTACCACGTTCCCTTCTGATAAATTGTTTTCAAATTTTGCCATTTTTAAGTAAATACCTCGCTATTTTATGGTGATAATTTCATATTTATTGTACCATTTTTTTTTAAAACGGGCAAGGGCTTTTTGCTTGATTCTGCGCTTTTTGTCAAATGTTATCAGAAAAAATTTTTAAATCTTTCGATTGTTTGTAACTATTTTTTTCCTTGACGGGGATAAAACATTGCTGTATAATATATAATATTTTAATAGAGGAGAGAGGAAATAAATGGAGTTCATTTTTTCAAACGGAGTTTCGCAGCTCGACTGCATTGCAAGAATTGTGGCAGCCTGCCTGTGCGGCGCGCTGATAGGGTTCGAGCGCAGCCGGCGGCAAAAGGAGGCCGGCATCAGAACGCACATCATTGTGGCATTAGGCTCGTCTTTGATGATGATTGTGTCGAAATATGGTTTTTTTGACATGGTGGACATTCACAGCGGAGTGTTCACCGGCGACAGAATTGCCGCTAACATCATAACCGGCGTGTCGTTTTTAGGCGCGGGCATGATATTTTTCCGCGGCAGCTCGGTGAAAGGCCTAACCACCGCGGCGGGCATCTGGTCTACCGCAGGGGTGGGGCTTGCCGTCGGGGCAGGGCTTTACATCATTGCTGGAACGGCCACGGTGCTGATTTTAATTATTCAAATCATTTTCCACAAATGGCAAATTAGCGCAGACACCCAGGTGTTCGGAAAAATTGTGGTGGTTTTGGAAAACGACGAGGCCAAAATTGATTTCATTGCAGGCACATTAAAAAATGAGGGGATTGAAATTGTTTCCAGCCGGTTTGAAAAACTTGGCGACGACAAGGCAAAAATTACCTATGCAGTGCGCTCCGACAATGAGGTTTCTGCCAAACAGTCTGCAAGACTTTCGCGGATTATTCCCGAAATGGTGTCGTTAGAGGTGCACAGCAACACATAAAAAGAGCGGAACCAAGCGGTTCCGCTCTTTTTATTTTATTCTTTTGTAAGCCCAAAAGAAAATGCAAACTCAATTTGCTTCTCTTTCAGCCGATACCGCTCAAGCAGCGCCGGCCCGCAGGAATTCGAGCCAATTCCGGAAACCTTGTAGTCAATCCGCACGTTCACGGCGCCGTTCTTTTTAAGCTCGTCAATGTGCCCTGCCCGGGAGAGATCTAAGCTGTCAAACTCCGACACGTTACATTCAAACCCATATCCTGTAAACGTAAGCCCGTTATTAAATGCAAGCTCCTTTGTGTTGGTGTGGTTGCCGTGCTCTTGGGGTTTTACATAATTCACATACTCGTCTGCTGCCGAGCTGTGAAACAGCCCCATGCGGGCAAAGGCGCGCATGTCGGCGTAATTTTCGTCCGGCCCCATGCCAAAATACGAAAAGCGGCTGTTTTCTAAAAGGGTTTTAAACTCAAAGCCCAGCCGCGGCAGCCACACGCAGTCCTCCCGCACAGAGCCTGAGAGGGAAACGTCCACCGTGCCGTCGGTGAAAAACGCATAGACTGCGGTATAGCGGAAAAACGGTTTTCTGGAAATGCCGGCAAGGGAGCCTGTTACCGTAATCACGTTGTTGTCTGTGCGGCAGTCATAAACCTTTGAAAACACCTTGTTAAAGTTCTCGCCGGACTGGTTGTCGCTGTCAGACCATTCCCATTTTTTCCGGATATGCCTGTCGTTGTCTGTGGGCGCCCGCCAAACAGAAAGCTTGGTGGGGGAAACCAGCTGTTCTTTGCCGTTTCGTTTTATCGAAACAAACCCGCCCAAAAGCTTTGAAAATTCATAAACAAAGCCATCTCCCCGGGCGATAATGGTTTTTTCGGTTTCCGTCAGCGCCAGGGCCTCGCGCGGGGCCTCGTGCGATTGTTTTGGAACAGAAAGCTCGTGCTGAACGAAGGCGACCTCGTGGCCGTTTTTGTCAGTAAACGATGCGTTTAAATATGCCCCCAAACGGCAGCCGGTAACGTTTCCAATTAACGCGGCCACGTTCAGCTCGCGGCTTTCTTTGGGACGCACATCAAGCGTATAATCCCCCTCCGCCACAGTTTCGCCGTCCGCCATTACGGAGAGCTTTAACGAAAACTCCGAAAGATTGGTAAAGTCATAAAGGTTTGTTATGGTTAAATCCGTGCCGTTCAGCGAAGCTGAAATGTTTTGATAGGCGGCCTTAATTTCCTTCGAGCCGGCTTTCAGCCGGCGGTCGTGGGTCACCATTCCGTCACAACAGAAGTTGTGGTCGTGGGTGCCCTCGCAAAAATCGCCGCCATATTTAGGTACGCCGTCAATCACAACGGTGTGGTCAGCCCACTCCCAAACACAGCCTCCGATAAAGGCGGGATAGCGGTAACAAAAATCCATATATTCCAAAACCGTTCCGGGGCCGTTGCCCATTGCGTGAGCAAACTCGCATAAAAACAAAGGCTGTTTATTTTCCGGGTTTGTTAAATACCCCTCAACCGTCCGGTTGTTTTGCTCTTTGGAATAGGCCTCGTTTTTATACACTTCAGGATACATAATCGAATACACGTCAGCGTGGTCTAAATATCCCAAACGGGACGCGTCCTCACAGTGAACGAGCGCACCCGGCCTGCGTGCGCGGAGCCATTTCACCATTTCATAGTGGTTTGGCCCGTGGCCGCTTTCGTTTCCGGTGGACCACATAATGATGGACGGGTGGTTTTTGTCCCGCTCGAAGGCGCGTTCCATGCGCTCAACATAGCTTTTCGTCCACTCTTTTTTGTTGCCCGGCCAGTCGGAATTGTCGTTGTCATAGCCATAGCCGCAGACGCGGGTAACAAAACCGTGGGTTTCCAAATCGGTTTCCAGCACCACATAAAGCCCAAGCTCGTCGCACAAATTCAAAAACTTCGGCGGGGGCGGGTAGTGGGACGTTCTCACGGTGTTAATGTTTAACGACTTCATCAATAAAAGGTCGTTTAAAATTGCTTCGTCTGTCTGATACCAGCCGGTGTAGGGGTCGGTGTCGTGGTGGTTCACGCCTTTTAACTTCACCGGCACGCCGTTTATGATAAGGGCGCAGTCCGGGCCGATTTCCACAGTTTTAAACCCGGTTTTGATTGTAATGACTTCGCCGGCTGCCTCAAATTTCAAGGTGTATAAATAGGGCTTTTCGGCGTTCCAAAAAACAGGATTTTCAACGGCAAAGGAAACCCCGTCCTGCCCGGTTTTTGTTTCTAACACACGGCCCTCGCCGTCGCACAGTGTGACGTTGGCGCTGCCGCTGAATTTTGCAGTTATCGCACATTTTTCTGCCAGCACCTCAATGTCCGTCAAATGCCCCTGGGGGCGGGACAGCATATAAACGTCTCTGAAAATGCCGTTAAAACGGAAAAAGTCCTGGTCTTCCAAATAGCTTCCTGAGCACCACTTCAGCACCTTTGCGCGCAGGGTGTTAACACCTTTTTTTACAAAAGGCGTCACGTCAAACTCCGCCTGCAAATGGCTTCCCTGGCTGTAGCCTGCAAATTCGCCGTTTATGTATAAAAACACACAGGAGGAAACGCCCTCAAACACAATATAGGTTTGGTTGCCGGCGTTTTCTACGTTAAACTCCCGCTCATAAATCCCGGCAGGGTTTCTGTCGGGCACAAAAGGCGGGTCAACCGGATAAGGGTAGTTCACGTTGGTGTAGTTGGGGTCTTCATAGCCCAAAGTCTGCCAGCAGGACGGAACGCTGATTTCGTCCCAGCCGGAGATAGAATCAGTCACGTCTGCCTCACTGTCAAAGTAATGAAACCTCCAACGGCCGTTTAAAAGCGTATATGCCCCCTCGTTTTCCGGAATGTAATAGCTCCGCTGAGGGAGGCGGTTTATAGCAATGTTATCTAAATCTTCATAAAAACGCATGGTCAAAACTCCTTTCTATCCTGCATTATATCGTCAGGCAGACCAAAAGTCAATATAATTTTCATGCAGTTTTATATGAAAATATTCCACGCCCTACGGCTGGTACATCAGCTTTTTATATTTGTGGGGAGTGCTGCCGGTGAACGCCTTAAAAACGCGGTTAAAGTAGTTGGGGGAAGAAAAGCCGCACGCAGAAGAAATTTCCGTCATAGTCAAATCGGTTTGCTCCATCAGCACAATGGCGCGGGAAATCCGTACCCGGGTAAGATACACAATGGGCGAAAGCCCCGTAATCTCTTTAAACAGCCGGGAAAAATGAAACTTGCTTAAATTCACATGGTCGGCAAGCTCCTCTACCGTGATGTCAGACGAAAAGTTTTTTAAAATAAATTCCGCCGCCTTTTTCACCGCAGCATTGTGCTTCAGTTCGCCGGTCAGCGCAAAAATCCGGCAGATATAAATGTTTAAAAGAGAAAGCAGCGCGCGGATTGCGGCGGATTGATAGGCGTGCTCCACGCTGTATTCTTTATATACTAAAGTGAGCAGCTGGCTTAACTCCGCATTTTTTCCGATAACCGGATTGTAATCTGCCATGAGAAACGACAAGTCCGGCGCGCTGCCGTTCCATTCTGAGGCGGGAACCACCAATGCCCGCAGCATGCAGCCGTTTTCTGAATGGCCTGCGTGAAAAAGACCGGAATGAATAAACACAATGTCGCCCCGGGAAACCGGATAAGACGTTTGCCCCACAGTAATTGTCATGGCGCCCTCTAAAATTTCAATATATTCAAAATAAGAGTGCCAATGGGGACAAATCAGCTGTCCCGGCCCGCTTTGCAGTGTAATCCGAATGGGCTTTGCGCCAAATTCCTCTTTTTTTTCCAGCATTCCGTGCACGAAATCCACCTCGTTTCGCAATATTTTACAATATTATAGCATTATTTCTATAGAAACAGCAAGATTTATATGTTAAAATACAGCTATATTTTGTGCGAAAGGGGAATTTTTATGCAATTACCAAATATTTGGGGCCAGGGCGCCCTGTTTGCCTATTCGGGACTTGAGGGGGAGTGTACGCTGAAAAACAGCTTTACCTGCACCCTCTTAGGCGACAATTTAGGACTGCGTTTGCATACGGACAAGGCCTGCGACCTTTATGTTACCACTGAGGAAGTCTGCGACATACGCTATCAAATTGTGGCGTCCGACATAATCTCTGCCGAAATCGAAACCCGCGGCGCAGTTTACGAAACCTTGTTTTTATTCTATAACCAAAACACCATAATCGGAAAATGCCGGAAAGGGAGCGTTCAGCTCCGCATGGTAAACAACGCAGACCGGCCGCCGTATTTTTATGAAACCAGCACGGAAACAGAAACCTGTTTTTCCGTTTCCACCCAGCAGGAAACAGCGGTTACGCCGGAAATGGTCGCACAAACCGCGGCAAAAAAGCTGGCGTTTTACGAAGCCCTTCCCGACGTTGGCCTGAAAGACAAGGCAATCGAAAAAGCCTTTTATAAGGCTGTATCTGTTATGAAATCCCAGGTCTATTCAAAAGAAGGACAGTTCAAACGGAACTGGACAACGCCGGACAGACTGCCCCATAAGGCGCTCTGGCTGTGGGACAGCGTGTTCCACAGCTTCGGAAACCGCTTTATTTCCGAAGCACTGGCAAAAGACAGCATTCTTGCTGTGCTGGACGCTCAAAGACAAGACGGCTTTATTGCCCACATGGCTACGCCGGATTCTATTTCCGACGTTACCCAGCCGCCGGTGCTGGCCTGGGGCATTATGAGGCTTTTTAACAGAACCAAAGACATCGCTTTGCTCGAGGAAACTTATCCGAAACTGCGCGGCTACTTAACGTGGAATATGGAAAACAGAACAGACAAACACGGCCTTTATGTTTGGCATGTGGACACAACCAGCGTAGACTGCCGGTGTGACGAAAGCGGAATGGACAATTGCTCCCGCTTTGACGGTGTGAAAGACATGGAATGTATCGATTTTTCCTGTTTCATGGTCATGGAGGCCGAAGCCATGGCGTCTATGTGTGAGATTCTTCAAAACGGCGAAGGTCCGTTTTGGAAAGCGTTTGCGGAGGAGTTAAAGGAAAAAATCAACACCCGCCTGTGGGATGAGGCAGATGGCTTTTATTACGACAGAATTGTGGCAAACGACAGCTTTCACAAGGTAAAATCCAACGCCTCGTTTTTGCCCATGCTTGCCGGCGTGTGCAGCACAGACCAGGCGGCAAAGCTTGTGGCGCACCTAGATAACCCCGACACATTTAAAGAAGCCGTCGGCGTACCCGGCATTGCCAAAGAAGACCCCACATACGGTACAGACATGTGGCGCGGCCCCGTTTGGCTGAACTATAACTATCTTGTGCTGGAGGGCCTGAAGAAATACGGCTATATTGAGCGTTACGAAACGTTTGTGAAAGGCCTTGTGAAAGAAGTGACAAAATGGTATCTGTCAGACGGGGTGCTCTACGAGTTTTACGACCCCTCCGGCGCCACGCCCCCAAGCAGACTGATGCGCAAGGGGCCGGTTATCGAGCCATATAATTTTAATATCCGCTACCAGGCCATACGCGACTACGGCTGGACTTGCTCTATGTTTGCATGCATCATTTTAGAAAATAAACACCTGTTTGAAAGCACTTGACAACAACCGCCGCCTGTGGTATAATTTCTTTTATACAATTGTACATAAAAAAGGAGCGAATTAAAATGACGAGAATTCAAACACTTGAAACAAAAGATTTGAAAAAAAGCTTAGAAAACGGCGGCTGCGGCGAATGTCAGACCTCATGCCAGTCGGCCTGCAAAACTTCCTGCGGCGTTGCCAACCAGCAGTGCGAAAACTGCGGGGAAAACAAGTAATAAACGGATTAGTAAGCGGGGCTGTTTTTAGCAGTCCCGTTTTTTTACGGAGGAATTTATGATACACCAATACAAACTGGGCGGCTATAACCTGGTTTTAGACATGGCAAGCGGCAGCGTCCACTCGGTGGACGACGTGGCCTACGACGCAATCGCCATGTTTAAAACCCACAGCCGCAAAGATTTAATAACAGCGTTGCAAACCAAATATGAAGAAGACCCCACCGTGAATGAGACAGAGCTTGCGGCACTCATTTCCGACATCGAGGCGCTGGAAAAAGACGGAAAGCTTTTTTCAAAGGATATTTATGAAAATAAAGCCTTCGACTTAAAAAACCGCCACACAGAAATTAAGGCCCTATGCCTGCACATTGCCCACACCTGCAATTTAACCTGCGACTACTGCTTTGCCAGCCAGGGGAACTTTTGCGGCGAGCGGGCGCTTATGTCCTTTGACGTGGGCAAGCGTGCCATCGACTTTTTGGTGGAGCATTCGGGAACGCGAAAAAATTTAGAGGTAGATTTTTTCGGCGGCGAACCGCTGATGAATTTTGGCGTGGTAAAGCAAATTGTTGCCTATGCCCGGTCCATTGAAAAAGAACACAACAAAAACTTTCGCTTTACCTTAACCACCAACGGAATGTTAATTGACGACGACGTGATTGACTTTGCCAACCGCGAGTGCCACAACGTTGTGCTGTCGTTAGACGGGCGGCGGGAAGTCCACGACCTTCTGCGCAAAACCGCCGGCGGAACGGGAAGCTACGACATCATTGTTCCCAAGTTTCAAAAACTGGTGGAAAAACGCGGCGGCAAGGGCTATTACATAAGGGGAACGTTCACCCACAACAATCCCGACTTTACCAACGACCTGTTTCATATGCTGGATTTAGGCTTTACGGAGCTTTCCATGGAGCCGGTGGTGTGCGCGCCAAACGACCCCTATGCCTTAACGGACGAAGATATTGAAACGGTCTGCCGGCAGTATGAAATTTTGGCGGAGGAAATGATAAAGCGCGAAAAGCAGGGAAAAGGCTTTACGTTTTACCACTATATGATTGATTTAACCGGCGGACCGTGCATATATAAACGGATTTCCGGCTGCGGCTCCGGCACGGAATATTTTGCCGTAACGCCCTGGGGCGAGCTGTTCCCCTGCCATCAGTTTGTGGGAGATGAAGCCTACAGCATGGGCGACATCTGGAAAGGCGTTACAAATGCGGAAAAGCAGGAACAGTTTAAGCTGTGCAACGCTTATGCCAGAGAAGAATGCCGTGACTGCTGGGCAAAGCTCTACTGCAGCGGCGGCTGCGCCGCTAACGCATACCACGCCGCAGGCTCTATATCCGGCGTATATGAGCAGGGGTGCAAGCTGTTTAAAAAGCGCATGGAATGCGCCATTATGGTTCAGGCCGCAAAAGCTGGTCTGTAAAATAAAAAGAACACAAAGCTTTTCGCTTTGTGTTCTTTTTTTGTTTATAGCGTTTTTAGATAAATTAACTCTTGCGCTTCCTGTTCCGGCGGAAAAAACGCGCCGGTTTTTGTATATCCAAGCGTTTCATAAAAGAACTTTGCCGTTTCGTCCTCCTGGGTGGAGGTGAGGCAGTGGCAAAATCCCTCCTGTTTCATCTGGGCTTCCCAAAACGCCATAAAAGTGCGGCCAAACCCCTGCCTTTGAAAGGCCGGGTCAATAGAAATCAGGTCTAAAAAGGGAAGACTTTCCCAAAACAGGCTGTAGCGCAGCACGCCAAAAATTTGGCCGCTATTTTCCAAAACAAACGCCCGGCCGGCTGAAATCACAGTTTTAAGCCGTTCCGGCGCAATGTGTTTATCCAATTTTAAAAAGCCGTCTATATCGGAAAGTTCTGCTTTGCGGATAGATACGTTCATGCTTTTTTCCTCGCCTGAACAATTAAAAAGCTTGGTTTTATAAATTCTTTTGCAATCGCCGGAAGTTTTTTCACAGCCCAATCCTTTGGCGTTGGCTCGCAAACCACTTCAATGGTAAAGCCCGCGCGGGCAACTGCCGTTAACAGTTCGCCCATGGGGCGGTGAAATTTCACCACGCCGTCAATAAACCAGTGAATTTCCCGCTTGCCGCTCTGACTGTAGTTGGAAAACGTGTAAGAAACAGGGATACCGTTTTCATCTTTATTATAATGGCCCAAACCGTCTATTGTGGCGGTGGGAATGGGGTGCTCCTGGGAAAACAGCAGCATTCCGTTTGGCGCAAGCAGATTGTAAATATCGGTCATCAGTTTAGAGAAATCCTCAACGTAGTGAAACGCAAGGGAACTGTAAACAAAATCAAATGTTTCGTCCATGGAAGCAATATCGGTCATGCTCATATTTCGATATTGAATTTCCGGAGCGGCAGATTTATCTTTTGCAACAGACAGCATTTTTTCTGAAATGTCAACGCCAACGACACGTTTTGCGCCGCGGCAAACAAAGTCTTTACAGTTTTGGCCGAAGCCGCAGCCCAAATCCAGCACAGCTTTGCCCGAAAGATTTGGCAAAAGCTCAGCCATAGCAGGCTGTTCAAGCAGGTCGTTATAATTGATGTCCTGGTTTCTTAGGGCAAAATATCCGTCAAAAAAGTCCTGATTATCGTATAAAATTTGACGATTCATCTCTGTCCCTCCCCCTGAATCGTTACAGCTTCATCAAATTGTCTGCCGCGCAGAGCACAGAGAGCTTTCCGCTCTCATAGGTCAGGCCGCCCTGCATATAGGCGGCATAGGGCGGACGAATCGGCCCGTCGGCAGAAATTTCAATGCTGGCGCCGGACACAAACGCACCGGCAGCCATAATCACCTGATTTTCATAGCCGGGCATGTCCCACGGCTCCGGCACAACAAAGGAGTCGATGGGTGCGCCCCGCTGAATGCCGCGGCAAAAAGCGCAAAGCTTTTCACTGCTGCCGAATTTCACAGACTGAATAATGTCACCGCGTTTGTCTTCGGCCTTGGGGGAAACGTCATACCCCAGTTTTTCAAACACCTTTGCCGTGAGCACTGCAGTTTTTAACGCTTGCGCCACAGTGTGGGGAGCCATGAAAAAGCCCTGATACATGTGCCGGTTCATGCCGAGGGACGCGCCAACCTCCGCGCCGATTCCGGGGGAGGTAAGCCGGTAACTGATTTGTTCCACCAGCCCGCGCTTTCCTGCCAGATATCCGCCAGTTAAAGCCAGCCCACCGCCGGGGTTTTTGATGAGCGACCCGGCAATTAAGTCCGCACCGATTTGCGGCGGCTCAAGGCTTTCAACAAACTCGCCGTAGCAGTTGTCCACCATCACAAAAACGTCGGGGCGTTTCTGTTTAATCAGCGCAATGGCGTCCTCCATGTCAGAAAGCGTGTAGGAGGGGCGCCAGGCATAGCCTTTTGAGCGCTGAAGCTCCACCAAACGCACGCTTTTGTCGGCCAAAGCTTCTCCAAGGGCGGTTAAATTAATTTTTCCGTCTTTTAATAGCGGCACTTCGCGGTAGCCAATGCCCCATTCTTTTAAACTTCCGCCTCCCGAGCCGCGTTTTCCAATAATTTCTTCCAGTGTGTCATAGGGCGCACCGGTGGCAGAAAGCAGCGTATCCCCCGGGCGCAAAACGCCAAACAGGCAGGAACAAATCGCGTGGGTGCCGGAAACAATGCTGCTGCGCACCAAAGCGCTTTCTGTTCCAAACACATCGGCATAAATTTTTTCCAAGGTGTCACGGCCCAAATCGTCATAGCCGTATCCGGTGGAATAGCCCAAGTGCGCCTCCGAAACTTTGTGTTCAGAAAACGCCTTTAACACCTTAATCTGATTCAGCTCCGCCGTTTTGTCAATTTCAGCAAACTGCGGGCGCACCTCCTCCTCCGCCCGG
This Congzhengia minquanensis DNA region includes the following protein-coding sequences:
- a CDS encoding GNAT family N-acetyltransferase, with protein sequence MNVSIRKAELSDIDGFLKLDKHIAPERLKTVISAGRAFVLENSGQIFGVLRYSLFWESLPFLDLISIDPAFQRQGFGRTFMAFWEAQMKQEGFCHCLTSTQEDETAKFFYETLGYTKTGAFFPPEQEAQELIYLKTL
- the scfB gene encoding thioether cross-link-forming SCIFF peptide maturase; the protein is MIHQYKLGGYNLVLDMASGSVHSVDDVAYDAIAMFKTHSRKDLITALQTKYEEDPTVNETELAALISDIEALEKDGKLFSKDIYENKAFDLKNRHTEIKALCLHIAHTCNLTCDYCFASQGNFCGERALMSFDVGKRAIDFLVEHSGTRKNLEVDFFGGEPLMNFGVVKQIVAYARSIEKEHNKNFRFTLTTNGMLIDDDVIDFANRECHNVVLSLDGRREVHDLLRKTAGGTGSYDIIVPKFQKLVEKRGGKGYYIRGTFTHNNPDFTNDLFHMLDLGFTELSMEPVVCAPNDPYALTDEDIETVCRQYEILAEEMIKREKQGKGFTFYHYMIDLTGGPCIYKRISGCGSGTEYFAVTPWGELFPCHQFVGDEAYSMGDIWKGVTNAEKQEQFKLCNAYAREECRDCWAKLYCSGGCAANAYHAAGSISGVYEQGCKLFKKRMECAIMVQAAKAGL
- a CDS encoding class I SAM-dependent methyltransferase codes for the protein MNRQILYDNQDFFDGYFALRNQDINYNDLLEQPAMAELLPNLSGKAVLDLGCGFGQNCKDFVCRGAKRVVGVDISEKMLSVAKDKSAAPEIQYRNMSMTDIASMDETFDFVYSSLAFHYVEDFSKLMTDIYNLLAPNGMLLFSQEHPIPTATIDGLGHYNKDENGIPVSYTFSNYSQSGKREIHWFIDGVVKFHRPMGELLTAVARAGFTIEVVCEPTPKDWAVKKLPAIAKEFIKPSFLIVQARKKA
- a CDS encoding aminotransferase class I/II-fold pyridoxal phosphate-dependent enzyme, whose protein sequence is MEIKDFIQSEYGISPETFALCARAEEEVRPQFAEIDKTAELNQIKVLKAFSEHKVSEAHLGYSTGYGYDDLGRDTLEKIYADVFGTESALVRSSIVSGTHAICSCLFGVLRPGDTLLSATGAPYDTLEEIIGKRGSGGGSLKEWGIGYREVPLLKDGKINLTALGEALADKSVRLVELQRSKGYAWRPSYTLSDMEDAIALIKQKRPDVFVMVDNCYGEFVESLEPPQIGADLIAGSLIKNPGGGLALTGGYLAGKRGLVEQISYRLTSPGIGAEVGASLGMNRHMYQGFFMAPHTVAQALKTAVLTAKVFEKLGYDVSPKAEDKRGDIIQSVKFGSSEKLCAFCRGIQRGAPIDSFVVPEPWDMPGYENQVIMAAGAFVSGASIEISADGPIRPPYAAYMQGGLTYESGKLSVLCAADNLMKL